From Staphylococcus delphini, one genomic window encodes:
- the moaC gene encoding cyclic pyranopterin monophosphate synthase MoaC, whose protein sequence is MSEFTHLNAQGHAKMVDVSDKQVTKRTAIAHSSIQVNATIYEQITQNTNKKGNVLNTAQIAGIMAAKNTSTIIPMCHPLALTGIDVAFDWDTSEDQYILNITTTVSTNGKTGVEMEALTAASATALTIYDMCKAVDKGMVIGATYLVQKTGGKSDFNRTSD, encoded by the coding sequence ATGTCTGAATTTACACACCTTAATGCACAAGGTCATGCAAAGATGGTAGATGTTTCTGACAAACAAGTCACGAAACGTACAGCTATCGCACATTCAAGCATTCAAGTTAATGCCACGATTTATGAACAAATTACGCAAAATACAAACAAAAAGGGCAATGTTTTAAATACCGCACAAATCGCAGGGATTATGGCGGCTAAAAATACGTCGACGATTATTCCCATGTGCCACCCGTTAGCACTCACTGGGATTGATGTTGCCTTTGATTGGGACACTTCTGAAGATCAGTACATTTTGAACATTACAACGACAGTGTCTACAAATGGCAAAACCGGTGTGGAAATGGAAGCCTTAACTGCCGCTTCTGCCACTGCGTTAACCATTTATGATATGTGTAAAGCCGTTGATAAAGGCATGGTCATCGGTGCAACGTACCTCGTTCAAAAAACGGGCGGTAAATCCGACTTCAATCGCACATCCGACTAA
- the galT gene encoding UDP-glucose--hexose-1-phosphate uridylyltransferase: MANAAHVYQFADDIIAHGDYEVGDRIYVVNQILSRLKADDIALLDTEHDVQSQAPIEIVNLLIEDAIERGAFEDILSAREQLEASLMDLITPRPSSVNREFYKRYQLSPEAATDYFYQLSHLNHYIKEEAIAKNIVYHVPTAYGDFEITINLSKPEKDAKQIEREKNAPTSSYPKCAICMENEGYYGTMTSAARSNHRNVQMQINGEAWGFQYSPYLYFNEHSILLSREHTPMLINQATFENLLDFVKQFPHYTIGSNADIPVVGGSILSHNHYQAGRHDFPMALAPIERTFELTDFPTVQAGIVKWPMSVIRLTATDTEQLIAASEWIRRRWEGYSDASVQVKAHSDSGERHHTVTPIARFRDGQYEMDIVLRDNQRTEEFPDGVFHPHQDVQHIKKENIGLIEVMGTAILPGRLKNELQDVIAFLNGDETVDLGVHNAWAQEMKEKYDFDTQDAEAIVRQEVGYKFERVLQDAGVFKRDEAGQAAFQRFIATLNVKN, encoded by the coding sequence ATGGCAAACGCAGCACATGTGTATCAATTTGCAGATGATATTATTGCGCATGGCGACTATGAAGTAGGGGACCGTATTTATGTCGTCAACCAAATTTTGTCACGTTTAAAGGCAGATGATATTGCGCTTTTAGATACTGAACATGACGTGCAATCGCAAGCGCCGATTGAAATCGTAAATTTACTTATTGAAGATGCGATTGAGCGAGGTGCGTTTGAAGATATTTTGTCAGCGCGTGAACAGTTAGAAGCGAGTTTGATGGATTTAATCACGCCGAGACCTTCGTCGGTAAATCGTGAATTTTATAAACGTTATCAACTTTCACCAGAAGCGGCGACAGATTATTTTTATCAGTTGAGCCACCTGAATCATTACATTAAAGAAGAAGCGATCGCGAAAAATATCGTTTATCATGTGCCGACAGCGTATGGTGATTTTGAGATTACGATCAATTTATCGAAACCTGAAAAAGATGCGAAACAAATTGAACGTGAGAAAAATGCGCCAACTTCCTCTTATCCAAAGTGTGCGATTTGTATGGAAAATGAAGGTTATTATGGGACGATGACTTCTGCGGCACGTTCAAATCATCGTAACGTGCAAATGCAAATTAACGGCGAAGCATGGGGATTCCAATATTCTCCATATTTGTATTTTAATGAGCATAGCATTTTGTTATCGCGTGAACATACACCGATGTTAATCAATCAAGCAACATTTGAAAACTTGCTCGATTTCGTAAAGCAATTTCCACACTATACGATTGGATCGAATGCAGATATTCCAGTTGTTGGCGGTTCGATTTTATCGCACAACCATTATCAAGCTGGACGTCATGATTTTCCAATGGCCCTGGCACCCATCGAACGTACATTTGAATTAACGGACTTTCCGACTGTACAAGCCGGTATCGTCAAATGGCCGATGAGTGTCATTCGTTTAACGGCGACAGATACGGAACAGCTCATTGCGGCAAGCGAATGGATACGTCGTCGATGGGAAGGTTACAGTGATGCAAGTGTGCAAGTGAAAGCGCATAGTGATTCAGGAGAACGTCATCATACGGTGACACCGATTGCGAGATTCCGTGATGGCCAATATGAAATGGACATCGTGTTACGTGATAATCAACGTACAGAGGAATTTCCGGACGGTGTATTCCATCCGCATCAAGATGTTCAACATATTAAAAAAGAAAATATCGGATTAATCGAAGTCATGGGAACAGCGATTTTACCTGGACGTTTAAAAAATGAATTGCAAGATGTGATTGCATTTTTAAATGGCGATGAAACGGTAGACCTTGGCGTGCATAACGCATGGGCACAAGAAATGAAAGAAAAGTATGATTTTGACACGCAAGATGCTGAAGCGATTGTGCGTCAAGAAGTCGGTTATAAATTTGAACGCGTCCTTCAAGATGCAGGGGTCTTTAAAAGGGATGAAGCGGGTCAAGCGGCTTTTCAACGTTTTATCGCAACGCTAAATGTTAAAAACTGA
- the modB gene encoding molybdate ABC transporter permease subunit: MPDLTPFWISIRVAFVSTIIVFILGIALARVMYHRRTKWTHLIESIVLLPIVLPPTVLGFLLLMFFSVDHPVGHLLTDILGIKVVFTWVGAVVASVIVSFPLMYQHTVHGFRNINPRMLNTARTMGASERKIFFKITLPLSKRAIISGTMLAFARAIGEFGATLMIAGYIPGRTNTLPLEIYFLVQQGREHQAWLWVLVLVAFAISIIGTMNMMNQERYREVD, from the coding sequence ATGCCTGACTTAACGCCTTTTTGGATATCCATTAGAGTGGCTTTTGTGAGTACAATTATCGTATTTATACTTGGAATAGCACTCGCACGTGTGATGTATCATCGACGAACGAAATGGACACATCTGATTGAAAGTATTGTACTGCTACCTATCGTCTTACCACCGACCGTATTAGGCTTTTTACTACTTATGTTCTTTTCGGTGGATCATCCTGTAGGTCATCTCCTCACTGACATTTTAGGGATTAAAGTCGTGTTCACATGGGTTGGTGCTGTCGTAGCCTCAGTCATTGTCAGTTTCCCGCTCATGTATCAACATACGGTCCACGGTTTTCGTAATATTAATCCGCGTATGCTGAATACCGCACGGACGATGGGGGCTTCTGAACGAAAAATCTTTTTCAAAATCACCTTACCTCTGTCGAAGCGTGCCATTATTTCAGGAACGATGCTTGCCTTTGCACGTGCGATTGGTGAATTTGGGGCGACCCTCATGATTGCGGGTTACATTCCTGGTAGAACCAATACGTTGCCGTTAGAAATTTACTTTCTCGTTCAACAGGGTAGAGAACACCAAGCATGGTTATGGGTACTCGTTTTAGTGGCATTTGCGATTAGTATTATAGGAACAATGAATATGATGAATCAAGAGCGTTATCGTGAGGTGGATTAA
- a CDS encoding MogA/MoaB family molybdenum cofactor biosynthesis protein → MHTNVKLERPVRCAVLTVSDTRTTETDKGGQSVQTLLQTADFDVEIQHYTIVKDELTAIQVAVQQWLTEDIDVIVTTGGTGIAPRDVTIEAVTPLLDKEIEGFGELFRYLSFTEDVGTRALLSRAVAGTANRTLIFCLPGSTGAVKLALNRLILPELTHLVYEMNK, encoded by the coding sequence ATGCATACGAACGTCAAATTAGAGCGACCTGTCCGTTGTGCAGTATTGACCGTTTCCGATACGCGAACGACTGAGACGGATAAAGGGGGACAAAGCGTTCAAACTTTATTACAAACGGCAGATTTTGATGTGGAAATTCAACATTATACGATTGTTAAAGATGAACTGACTGCCATTCAAGTAGCTGTGCAACAATGGCTTACAGAAGATATCGATGTCATTGTGACGACAGGTGGAACAGGAATTGCACCGAGAGATGTAACGATTGAAGCAGTGACACCGTTATTAGATAAGGAGATTGAAGGGTTTGGTGAGTTGTTTCGCTATTTAAGCTTTACAGAAGATGTCGGGACACGCGCGTTGTTATCACGAGCTGTTGCAGGTACAGCGAATCGAACGCTAATCTTTTGCTTGCCAGGATCAACAGGCGCTGTAAAATTAGCGCTGAATCGACTCATATTACCAGAACTCACGCATTTAGTTTATGAAATGAATAAATAA
- the galE gene encoding UDP-glucose 4-epimerase GalE, which translates to MSMLVLGGAGYIGSHCVDQLVEAGYDVVVVDNLVKGHREAVHADARFYEGDVRDREFLNDVFEKEDIEGVFHFCAYSLVGESVEYPLEYFNNNVYGLQVLLEVMREHDVQHIIFSSTAAVYGEPEEVPIVETSQKLPTSPYGESKLVMEKMIRWCHEAYGVNYAALRYFNVAGAKENGAIGEDHHPETHLIPVVLQVALGQRDELKMFGDDYDTPDGTPIRDYLHVTDLISAHILAYDYLKAGGESGAFNLGTNHGYSVKEILNAAREVTDRDIPAVVAPRRAGDPSKLVASSDKAKALLKWQPQHDDIHEIIRTAWEWHQKHPDGYENV; encoded by the coding sequence ATGTCTATGCTTGTATTAGGTGGCGCAGGTTATATCGGAAGCCACTGTGTCGATCAATTAGTTGAAGCGGGTTATGATGTCGTTGTCGTTGATAATTTAGTCAAAGGACATCGTGAAGCGGTGCATGCAGATGCGCGCTTTTATGAAGGGGACGTCCGTGATCGCGAATTTTTAAATGACGTTTTCGAAAAAGAGGACATTGAAGGCGTGTTCCATTTCTGTGCGTATTCGTTAGTCGGCGAATCAGTAGAATATCCGCTTGAATATTTCAATAACAATGTTTACGGATTGCAAGTATTACTCGAAGTGATGCGTGAACACGATGTTCAACATATCATTTTTAGTTCTACAGCTGCAGTTTACGGCGAACCTGAAGAGGTACCAATTGTTGAAACGTCACAAAAATTACCAACGAGTCCTTACGGTGAAAGTAAACTTGTGATGGAAAAAATGATACGTTGGTGTCATGAAGCGTATGGTGTAAACTACGCTGCGTTACGCTACTTTAATGTTGCAGGGGCAAAAGAAAATGGCGCGATTGGTGAAGATCATCATCCGGAAACGCACCTCATTCCAGTTGTCCTTCAAGTCGCATTAGGTCAACGTGATGAATTGAAAATGTTTGGTGATGATTACGATACACCAGACGGTACGCCAATTCGAGACTATTTACATGTCACAGATTTAATTTCAGCACATATTTTAGCGTACGATTATTTAAAAGCGGGTGGCGAAAGTGGTGCGTTCAACTTAGGGACAAATCATGGCTACTCAGTGAAAGAAATTTTAAATGCTGCACGCGAAGTGACAGATCGAGACATTCCGGCAGTTGTGGCGCCAAGACGTGCGGGTGATCCAAGTAAATTAGTCGCTTCAAGTGATAAAGCGAAAGCGTTATTGAAGTGGCAACCGCAACATGATGACATTCATGAAATTATCCGTACTGCTTGGGAATGGCACCAAAAACACCCGGATGGCTACGAAAACGTCTAA
- the modA gene encoding molybdate ABC transporter substrate-binding protein encodes MKRWVSLLMVIGLFAVILSACGQKGTQSSDQKSTSEQSLTISAAASLTDVTKALEKAFHEKYPHVDVSFNYGGSGALREQIDKGAPVDVFMSANTKDVDMLKEKGKVQHTYDYAHNKLVLIHRKGSDIQSIDQLGDNDQLAIGEVKSVPAGKYAKTYLEDQNQWSSVEERIVYAKDVREVLNYVNKGNAKLGFVYQTDLYVGTTPHTGVEKVSDAPLKSPIVYRMGTVTDTEAANAWYDFMKSNTAQRILKDYHFEK; translated from the coding sequence ATGAAAAGATGGGTGAGCTTGTTAATGGTTATTGGGCTTTTCGCTGTCATTTTATCAGCGTGTGGACAAAAAGGTACGCAATCGAGTGATCAAAAATCAACATCTGAACAATCATTGACCATTTCTGCTGCGGCAAGTTTAACAGATGTGACGAAAGCATTAGAAAAAGCATTTCATGAAAAGTATCCTCATGTCGATGTGTCGTTTAATTACGGGGGTTCTGGCGCATTGCGAGAACAAATCGATAAAGGTGCGCCAGTGGATGTCTTCATGTCCGCGAATACGAAAGATGTCGATATGTTGAAAGAAAAAGGAAAAGTACAACATACATACGATTACGCCCACAACAAATTAGTATTGATTCATCGTAAAGGCAGTGACATTCAAAGTATTGATCAACTGGGGGACAACGATCAGCTGGCAATCGGTGAAGTGAAATCCGTGCCAGCCGGGAAATATGCTAAAACTTATTTGGAAGATCAAAATCAATGGTCATCCGTTGAAGAACGTATCGTGTATGCGAAAGACGTGCGTGAAGTGTTAAACTATGTCAATAAAGGAAATGCAAAGCTGGGTTTTGTCTATCAAACAGACTTATACGTCGGCACAACACCACATACTGGCGTAGAGAAAGTTTCGGACGCGCCATTAAAGTCACCGATTGTCTATCGCATGGGCACAGTGACTGATACTGAAGCGGCAAATGCTTGGTATGATTTTATGAAAAGTAACACTGCACAACGTATTTTAAAAGACTATCATTTTGAAAAATAG
- the fdhD gene encoding formate dehydrogenase accessory sulfurtransferase FdhD has product MNPDFKTNQPIVRFENGVLFETEDDYVTEMPLTIMVNREEFATVICSPNQLEELVLGFLASEGVILKRDELKSIEIDEHRGYAHVEITSSVHDRVQLSTKRLVASCCGKSREFYFQNDAAIAKTSMSNLQLTPAQILNMMARLQTQSRVFQATGGLHNAAISDGNAFYIHRQDIGRHNALDKLYGYCIQRHISVRDKVLIFSGRISSEILIKAAKIGVGMIISKSAPTTLAVQLAHDLNITAVGFVRDDYFNVYSHPERIQQTDM; this is encoded by the coding sequence TTGAATCCAGACTTTAAAACGAATCAACCGATTGTACGTTTCGAAAATGGTGTTTTATTTGAAACAGAAGATGATTATGTGACAGAGATGCCGCTCACAATCATGGTGAACCGAGAAGAATTTGCGACAGTCATTTGTAGTCCCAATCAATTAGAAGAACTGGTGCTCGGATTTCTCGCTTCTGAAGGAGTCATTTTAAAACGAGATGAGTTAAAATCGATTGAAATTGATGAGCATCGTGGGTATGCGCACGTTGAAATCACATCGTCTGTTCATGATCGTGTGCAACTATCAACGAAACGCCTTGTCGCTTCATGTTGTGGGAAGAGCCGAGAATTTTATTTCCAAAACGATGCTGCCATTGCGAAAACATCAATGTCCAACCTTCAATTGACACCTGCTCAAATTTTAAACATGATGGCACGTTTACAAACGCAAAGTCGTGTCTTTCAAGCAACAGGGGGCTTACATAACGCAGCCATTAGTGACGGCAATGCATTTTACATTCATCGTCAAGATATAGGACGACATAATGCACTCGATAAATTGTATGGGTATTGTATTCAACGTCATATTAGCGTACGTGATAAGGTACTCATTTTTAGCGGGCGTATCTCCTCAGAAATTTTAATCAAAGCCGCTAAAATCGGTGTCGGAATGATTATTTCTAAATCTGCCCCGACGACATTAGCAGTGCAACTTGCCCATGACCTTAACATTACAGCAGTCGGTTTCGTGCGTGATGATTACTTTAACGTTTACAGTCATCCAGAACGTATACAACAAACAGACATGTAA
- a CDS encoding galactokinase: MQNLTQTFKDIFNAEPTVTAFAPGRINLIGEHTDYNGGFVFPAAIELGTYGVGRLRDDRKIQLYSVNFESAGVMTFDLDHLDYNAEHQWANYPKGMIRYLVEQFPEIDRGFDIVVEGNIPNGASLSSSASIELLTGHLVTTLFGIEMDRLELVKMGQRVENEFIGVNSGIMDQFIVGFGKKDHAILLDTNTLEYHYVPTEFGDYKISIMNTNKRRELAESKYNERRSECERALAQLQNYLDVQSLGEISVAQFEQYADKIDDDVLRRRAKHAISENERTKKAYEVLQAHDFEAFGQLLNASHASLKDDYEVTGLELDTLAEAAQQVDGVLGARMTGAGFAGCAIALVHKDKIADLEAKVTEAYTKTVGYAPSFYHVDIANGVRTLEEQ; the protein is encoded by the coding sequence ATGCAAAACCTAACTCAAACATTTAAAGACATTTTTAACGCAGAACCAACAGTGACAGCTTTTGCACCAGGGCGTATCAATTTAATCGGCGAACATACAGATTACAATGGTGGCTTTGTATTTCCAGCAGCAATTGAATTAGGCACATATGGTGTGGGGCGTTTACGTGACGACCGTAAGATTCAACTTTACTCAGTGAATTTTGAATCAGCAGGTGTGATGACGTTCGATCTAGACCATTTAGATTACAATGCTGAACATCAGTGGGCGAACTATCCAAAAGGGATGATTCGTTATTTGGTTGAGCAATTTCCAGAGATTGATCGTGGCTTTGACATCGTTGTTGAAGGTAACATTCCAAATGGCGCAAGTTTATCATCATCTGCGTCTATCGAGTTGTTAACAGGGCACCTTGTGACGACTTTATTCGGTATTGAAATGGACCGCCTTGAGCTCGTGAAAATGGGGCAACGTGTCGAAAATGAATTTATTGGTGTGAATTCAGGGATTATGGACCAATTTATTGTTGGATTCGGTAAAAAAGACCATGCGATTTTGTTAGATACGAATACGTTAGAATATCACTACGTACCGACAGAATTTGGCGATTACAAAATTTCGATTATGAATACGAATAAACGCCGAGAACTTGCAGAGTCGAAATATAACGAACGTCGAAGTGAATGTGAGCGTGCGTTAGCTCAATTACAAAATTATCTTGATGTGCAGTCATTAGGTGAGATTTCAGTAGCGCAATTTGAACAATATGCAGACAAAATTGATGATGATGTGCTTCGACGCCGTGCGAAACATGCGATTTCAGAAAATGAACGTACAAAAAAAGCGTACGAAGTTTTACAAGCGCATGATTTCGAAGCGTTTGGTCAATTATTAAATGCGTCTCATGCGTCATTAAAAGATGATTATGAAGTGACAGGATTAGAGTTAGATACATTGGCAGAAGCGGCACAACAAGTCGACGGTGTATTAGGGGCACGTATGACTGGTGCAGGCTTTGCAGGATGTGCGATTGCGTTAGTACACAAAGATAAAATTGCTGACCTTGAAGCAAAGGTGACTGAAGCCTATACGAAAACGGTAGGGTACGCACCGTCGTTCTATCATGTGGATATCGCAAACGGTGTACGTACTTTAGAGGAACAATAA
- a CDS encoding ATP-binding cassette domain-containing protein: protein MLKLQINMTINQRHIGIQIQSDQPKIYAIQGASGIGKTTLLNVIAGICNPDYGKIEINGRVLTDTSQHRHVLIRERHIGYLFQDYQLFPHMTVLDNITFMTHWNTHIADLMKHLNIEHLKHVYPERCSGGEKQRVALARALSMRPEILLLDEPFSSLDEGSRKESMDLVKRIFNEWHIPIIFVTHSKWEAETLADEVIVIE, encoded by the coding sequence TTGTTAAAACTTCAAATCAACATGACCATTAACCAACGTCACATCGGCATTCAAATTCAAAGCGATCAACCTAAAATCTATGCCATTCAAGGTGCATCAGGGATTGGCAAAACGACTTTATTGAACGTTATTGCAGGTATTTGTAATCCAGATTATGGCAAAATTGAAATAAATGGACGTGTATTGACTGATACGTCGCAACACCGACACGTTCTTATTCGCGAACGTCACATCGGCTATTTGTTTCAAGACTATCAATTGTTCCCGCATATGACCGTGTTGGACAACATTACCTTTATGACACACTGGAACACGCATATTGCAGATTTGATGAAACATTTGAATATCGAACATTTGAAGCACGTTTATCCAGAGCGTTGTTCGGGTGGTGAAAAGCAACGTGTCGCACTAGCAAGAGCATTAAGTATGCGCCCAGAAATATTATTATTAGACGAGCCATTTTCAAGTTTGGATGAAGGGTCACGCAAAGAAAGTATGGACTTGGTGAAGCGAATTTTTAATGAGTGGCATATTCCAATCATTTTTGTGACACATTCAAAGTGGGAAGCTGAAACATTAGCTGATGAAGTTATTGTGATAGAATGA
- a CDS encoding ThiF family adenylyltransferase, which produces MGEERYSRQMLYKGIGPSGQQKINAKAVLIVGMGALGTHLAEGLVRAGIGKLIIVDRDYIEHSNLQRQTLFTERDADESVPKVMAAKEMLQAIRRDVHIEAYIAHVAREFLETHVPAVDLILDATDNFETRMRINDAAYYYRVPWIYGGVVQSTYVSAPFIPGQTPCFQCLVPQIPSLNLTCDTVGVIQPAVTMTTSFQLRDALKILTETPIEPKLTYGDIWEGTHFAFGMQRLQREDCPTCGHQPSYPYLNTRTSTYAALCGRDTVQYQHPELTFERLKSFLDARALPYKSNGYLLQFKFENSRIVAFQDGRLLIHGLTDIDAAQVMIHKLFG; this is translated from the coding sequence ATGGGTGAAGAACGATATTCTAGGCAAATGTTATACAAAGGAATAGGGCCGAGTGGTCAACAGAAAATCAATGCAAAAGCTGTACTCATTGTGGGTATGGGCGCATTAGGAACGCATCTTGCGGAAGGATTAGTCCGTGCAGGTATCGGGAAGCTTATCATTGTGGATCGGGACTATATTGAGCATTCTAATTTACAGCGACAGACGTTGTTTACAGAACGTGATGCGGATGAAAGTGTACCGAAAGTAATGGCCGCAAAAGAGATGCTTCAAGCAATACGTCGTGATGTACACATTGAGGCTTATATTGCACATGTTGCTCGTGAATTTTTAGAAACACATGTGCCAGCTGTTGATTTAATTTTGGATGCGACAGACAATTTTGAAACACGTATGCGCATCAATGACGCAGCGTATTATTATCGTGTTCCTTGGATTTATGGCGGCGTCGTACAAAGTACCTATGTTTCAGCACCATTTATTCCTGGACAAACGCCTTGTTTTCAATGTTTAGTCCCACAAATTCCATCTCTCAATCTTACGTGTGATACGGTAGGAGTCATTCAACCTGCTGTCACAATGACAACGAGTTTTCAGTTAAGAGACGCACTGAAAATTTTAACTGAGACACCTATTGAACCTAAATTGACTTATGGCGATATATGGGAAGGGACACATTTTGCGTTTGGCATGCAACGATTGCAACGTGAAGACTGCCCAACGTGTGGTCATCAACCGAGCTATCCGTATTTAAATACACGAACGTCTACTTATGCCGCTTTATGTGGTCGCGATACCGTACAATATCAACATCCAGAACTGACATTTGAGCGATTAAAGTCATTTTTAGATGCGCGAGCGCTACCCTACAAGTCCAATGGTTATTTATTACAATTTAAATTTGAAAATTCACGTATTGTCGCTTTTCAAGATGGGCGTCTACTCATTCATGGTTTAACAGATATTGACGCGGCACAAGTGATGATACATAAATTATTCGGCTAA
- a CDS encoding LacI family DNA-binding transcriptional regulator produces the protein MMASIREIAKEAGVSPGTVSRVLNEDPSLSVATKTRQRIIEIANARNYTKQKRLTRQIQIVTHASKEKEMIDPYYRELRLAIEKEVKHLNLTLKKTIRTNALTSIEQLQQVEKAGSVIVIGPFKQSVIQQLYTYNARLILINQIDAPSHIDAVSSDLYDSMRALLELLQHQHIDKVAYVGGETKVRDVGQTHDTIADARQRAYIDWCAQTNAEELYYPSNWERQNGLEIGQRIAQDDVLPQVVITGNDVLAVGVLQGLQQAQIRVPEDVQLVSFNDSEITQYTAPMISSIRIPIEEFGRQAVRLAQDQMKGQRQVAIHMQLNTHLNYRESFLKAVSVDSWINKQ, from the coding sequence ATGATGGCGAGTATTAGAGAGATTGCGAAAGAGGCAGGTGTGAGTCCTGGTACGGTGTCGCGTGTGTTGAATGAGGATCCTTCGCTTTCTGTTGCAACAAAGACGAGACAGCGCATTATCGAAATTGCCAATGCACGAAATTATACAAAACAAAAGCGTCTGACACGACAAATCCAAATTGTGACACATGCATCAAAAGAGAAAGAAATGATTGACCCGTATTATCGAGAACTCCGATTAGCGATTGAAAAAGAAGTGAAGCATTTGAATCTAACACTGAAGAAAACGATTCGTACGAACGCATTGACGTCGATTGAACAACTGCAACAAGTGGAAAAGGCGGGTTCGGTGATTGTCATTGGACCGTTCAAACAATCAGTGATTCAACAGCTTTATACATATAATGCGCGGCTCATTTTAATTAATCAAATCGATGCGCCGAGTCATATCGATGCGGTATCTTCTGATTTATATGACAGTATGCGAGCGTTACTCGAATTACTTCAACACCAACATATCGACAAAGTGGCATACGTTGGTGGAGAAACAAAGGTGCGTGATGTGGGTCAAACGCATGATACAATTGCTGATGCGAGACAACGCGCCTATATCGATTGGTGTGCACAAACAAATGCAGAAGAACTTTATTATCCGTCAAATTGGGAGCGTCAAAATGGTCTCGAAATTGGCCAACGTATCGCACAGGATGACGTACTGCCACAAGTCGTCATTACCGGAAATGATGTGCTTGCAGTGGGCGTATTGCAAGGGTTACAACAAGCGCAAATACGTGTACCTGAAGACGTACAACTGGTCAGCTTTAATGATTCTGAGATAACGCAATATACAGCGCCGATGATTTCAAGCATTCGTATTCCCATTGAGGAGTTTGGCCGTCAAGCGGTTCGTTTGGCTCAAGATCAAATGAAAGGCCAACGCCAAGTCGCGATTCATATGCAGTTGAACACGCATTTAAATTATCGAGAAAGTTTTTTGAAAGCGGTCTCAGTTGACAGTTGGATAAATAAACAGTAA